One genomic region from Bactrocera tryoni isolate S06 chromosome 3, CSIRO_BtryS06_freeze2, whole genome shotgun sequence encodes:
- the LOC120770532 gene encoding major facilitator superfamily domain-containing protein 6: protein MAQYGGGAPNPFGAGGGYEQQPSYGGGYGQQMGGYEQTGGGYDQTGVGYDQSGAGYDQSGGYGNQGMAGSAAYGGGMPNAGGVPQQPYGMAARPRVDVEATGEVDPTLYPEAKESTHKIRGHSDIIEMLFGPTEHELIPVKAFYFFFFAAFGSLFPLMGVYFKQMGMNPGQCGILIGMRPFVEFLSAPFWGSYADRCRQGKKLLLASLACWVLFTIPLSFIKPEAVNCIERKNETDFVLTLTRTKRDLSAYDMSDMNKDDVESYHSQAHLHDALTMPASEAMEESHRRRKRSLIPRIDAGISPIHINFVSNYDDKQHRDYVSPIFSSMVYRTPDIQKAFFLLLLVILIGEFFSAPAITLADSAVITLLGDDADKYGHQRMFGSLGWGISMFIVGIVLDHSTRFSHHPCGAGHMEKNYNICFAIFSILMTCAIVSASKITFKYDPIDIEQPVENPDATANKQAEDESMAELAAQLNLPTLAMGSGTAAVGKAPPAAVGAQSTMFAQTTKEMPEWLTVLTHFKDMKTISFLFVAWFMGFGIGLIFTFLFWHLQDYGGTPTLFGVASVINHVSEIFAYFYSFRFITQIGHIKVLCLGLIGNVLRFLYISYATNPWMVLPFELMQGVTHAAVWAASCSYIAHSTPKHLRASAQGVLQGIHHGLGRGCGAIIGGMFVTYYGTTKTFRGYGLACLVVLGVFIFVNFYRKDQGFISDLPATEDPRQVAEETSHLAPHGVPSNPIPRALSNARLNEMNPNGGTGNSYGTYQTSGGNLDIPGANPHNPFAQ, encoded by the exons ATGGCTCAATACGGTGGTGGCGCACCAAACCCCTTCGGTGCTGGTGGCGGCTATGAACAGCAGCCTAGCTATGGCGGCGGTTATGGACAACAGATGGGCGGCTACGAACAAACTGGTGGAGGTTATGATCAAACAGGTGTAGGTTATGATCAAAGCGGTGCGGGCTACGATCAAAGTGGTGGCTATGGTAATCAGGGCATGGCTGGTAGTGCAGCTTATGGTGGTGGCATGCCGAATGCCGGTGGAGTGCCACAACAGCCTTATGGCATGGCAGCACGTCCAAGGGTCGACGTAGAGGCTACTGGTGAAGTGGATCCAACACT CTATCCGGAAGCCAAAGAGTCAACGCACAAAATACGCGGTCACTCTGATATTATCGAAATGCTTTTTGGGCCCACCGAACACGAACTCATACCGGTGAAGGccttttatttcttcttctttgccGCTTTTGGTTCACTGTTTCCACTGATGGGTGTCTACTTCAAACAGATGGGTATGAATCCGGGGCAGTGCGGTATATTGATTGGTATGCGTCCATTTGTGGAGTTCTTGTCGGCACCCTTCTGGGGTTCCTATGCGGATCG CTGCCGTCAAGGCAAAAAGTTGTTGCTGGCCTCACTCGCATGTTGGGTGCTATTTACTATACCTTTGAGCTTCATCAAACCAGAGGCTGTGAATTGCATCGAACGCAAGAATGAAACCGATTTCGTTTTGACTTTGACACGCACGAAGCGTGATCTCTCCGCATATGACATGAGCGACATGAATAAGGACGATGTGGAGAGTTATCATTCTCAAGCGCATTTACATGACGCGTTAACAATGCCAGCAAGCGAAGCGATGGAGGAATCGCATAGAAG ACGCAAACGTTCATTGATACCACGCATTGATGCCGGCATCTCACCCATACACATCAACTTTGTCAGCAATTACGATGACAAACAGCATCGTGACTATGTTAGCCCTATATTCTCCTCGATGGTTTATCGCACACCCGACATTCAAAAGGCTTTTTTCCTGCTCTTACTTGTCATACTTATTGGTGAGTTCTTCAGCGCTCCCGCCATTACGCTCGCTGACTCAGCTGTCATCACATTGCTGGGCGACGATGCTGATAAGTATGGTCATCAGCGCATGTTCGGCTCACTCGGCTGGGGTATTTCTATGTTCATTGTCGGTATTGTGCTCGATCACTCGACACGTTTCTCGCATCATCCCTGCGGTGCCGGGCACATGGAGAAGAACTATAACATCTGCTTTGCCATCTTTTCGATATTGATGACTTGCGCTATTGTATCGGCGTCGAAGATCACTTTCAAATATGATCCCATCGACATCGAACAGCCCGTTGAGAACCCGGATGCCACCGCTAACAAACAGGCGGAGGATGAGAGCATGGCTGAGCTGGCTGCACAGCTGAATTTGCCTACGTTGGCCATGGGTAGTGGTACGGCGGCGGTCGGCAAGGCACCACCGGCCGCTGTGGGCGCACAGTCGACAATGTTTGCACAGACGACTAAGGAAATGCCCGAATGGTTGACTGTGTTGACGCACTTCAAAGATATGAAAACTATTTCGTTTCTATTTGTCGCCTGGTTTATGGGTTTCGGCATTGGACTGATATTTACCTTCCTCTTTTGGCATCTACAAGACTACGGCGGCACTCCAACGCTTTTCGGTGTTGCCTCTGTGATTAATCACGTATCCGAGATCTTTGCCTACTTCTACAGCTTTCGTTTCATTACACAAATCGGTCATATAAAGGTGTTATGCCTGGGCTTAATCGGCAATGTGCTGCGATTTTTGTACATCTCATATGCGACCAATCCGTGGATGGTGTTACCGTTCGAGCTGATGCAGGGCGTAACACATGCTGCCGTATGGGCCGCTTCCTGTTCGTACATAGCGCACAGCACACCCAAACATCTGAGAGCTTCAGCACAGGGCGTACTGCAGGGTATACATCATGGTTTGGGACGCGGTTGTGGCGCCATTATTGGTGGCATGTTTGTCACATACTACGGCACTACGAAAACATTCCGCGGTTATGGCCTGGCTTGCCTCGTCGTCTTGGGTGTTTTCATTTTCGTGAATTTCTATCGTAAAGATCAGGGCTTCATCTCGGATTTGCCAGCAACGGAGGATCCGCGTCAG GTAGCGGAAGAGACCTCACATCTGGCGCCACATGGTGTACCCAGTAATCCAATACCGCGTGCACTCTCCAATGCACGTCTGAATGAGATGAATCCAAATGGTGGCACTGGCAATAGTTACGGCACCTACCAGACTTCGGGCGGTAATCTGGACATACCTGGCGCTAATCCACACAACCCATTCGCGCAATAA